The sequence TGGGGACGCCCAGAGCGTAGGAAGCCTCACGCAGGTCCATCGGGACCACGCGGAGCATCTCCTCGGTGTTGCGGACAACAATCGGAATCATGAGCAGCACCAGCGACAGGGCCACGGCCATGCCGGAGCGCTTGAAACCAAAAATGGTAATCCACATGGCGAAGATAAACAGCGCCGCAACGATGGACGGGACACCGGAGAGGATGTCCACCATGAAGGTGGTCAGACGGCTCAGGAGGCCGCCCTTGGAGTACTCCACCAGGTAGATGGCGGTGAAGATACCAATCGGCACGGAGATGAGGGTGGCGATGATGGTCTGCACGAAGGTACCGATGATGGCGTGGGCGGCACCGCCGCCGGCCTCGGTATCGAGAATGCCGCGCTGGGAGCTGGTCCACCACTCCGGCGAGATGACTGCACCGGCGCCGCGGACGATGAGCTCGTAGAGAACCCACAGCAGCGGGATCATGGCGATGATCATCGTCGCCCACACCAGCACTGTGGCGACGTTGTTGGTGGCCTTGCGGCCGGCGGAGATATCCAGGAAGGTCGGGCCGGAGGAGGCCGGGACGGAATTGGTAGTCGTAGTCGTAGTCATTCTTCGTCCCTCCTTACTTGCTCTTCACGATGGAGCGGGCAATGGCGTTGACCAGGAAGGTCAGCAGGAACAGCATGAGGCCTGCGGCGATGTAGGCACCGGCGCGCATCTCATTACCAAACTCGGCGGCTGCCAGGGCGATGGCAGTAGCGAAGGTCGTACCACCGTCGAACAGGGAGAAGCGGAAGTCCACCAGCGGGGAGACGACCATGTACAGAGCCATGGTCTCACCCAGCGCACGGCCCAGACCCAGCATGGAGCCGGCAATGTAGCCGGACATACCGAACGGCAGAACAGTCATTCGGATGACTTCCCAACGGGTAGCACCCAATGCCAGGGCAGATTCGATCTGACCAGGAGGGGTCTGAACAAAGACCTCGCGGGCGGTGGCGGCAATGATCGGGAGGATCATCACGGCCAGCACGATGCCACCGGTCAGGATGTTGCGGCCAGTCGCAAAGTTCGGGGAGTTGTCGTAGACCTTGAACAGGAAGAAACCACCAGCCCAAGAGTGAAGCCAGGTGTACAGGCCGGACAGTGCCGGGCCGAGCACCTGCCAGCCCCAGAGGCCGTACACGATGGACGGCACAGCGGCGAGCATGTCCACCAGGAAGCCGAGCGGCTTGACCAGCTTGGCCGGGGCGTAGTTGGACAGGAAGATGGCGATACCAAGTGCGACTGGCATCGCGATGATGAGCGCCACCACGGAGATGAGAACGGTGGAGCCGAACATTGTCGGGATACCGAACTTCATGGCGTCGGTGTTGGTGGTCTCCCAGCGCTCACCGTAAGTGAAGAAGCCCCACAGGCCGCCCTCGTTGACGGCGAGGGACGGCACTGCCTGCAGGATCAGGAAGGCTGCGATGGCAGCGATCATCACCGTAATCAGCGTCGCGGAAGCGGTGGAGAGGAACTCGAATACGCGGTCGCCCGGGCGCTTAACGCCGGACTTCACAGCGGGTTCGGTTGCTACGTTGGCATCGTTCTTCGACACTGCCGGCTGGGACGTTGCGATAACGTCCTCCTCGGCTGACGACGCCGTAGTGAGATTGTTGTCTGCCATGAGACTACGAAATCCTTTTCAACGGAAGCAATTAAAAATATGTGACATGCCAGCGCCCCCAAAGCGCTCGTAACGGGCGGATTGGGGGCGAAAGCGGTGCTAGGCAGTGCGCCTAGCGGCAGCTATCACGCGCTAAGCGCTCTTACTGGATAGCGTCAACAGCAGCCTTCAGGCGCTCCAGGTGGTCGCCGGAGACCGGGATGAAGCCGGCGTTCTCCAGGTCCTCGTTCTGGTTGTCCAGAACGGTGTTGAAGAAGGCCTTGACCAGAGCGGAGGTCTCCTCATCGTAGCCAGCGGAGCAGACGATGTTGTAGGTGGTCAGGATGAGCGGGTAAGCACCCTCGTCGTCGGAAGCGAAGAGCTTCTCGGAGTCAACGACCATGTTGTGCTCGGAGCCGGTCTCCTTGAAGGCCAGGTGGTCCAGGGCAACGCCGACGGACTCGGAGGAGAGCTCAACCGGGCCGTTACCGAAGTCGATCTTGGCGATCTTGACGCCGTCGCCTTCCTTCTGGTGTGCGTAGCCAGCCTCAACGTAGGTGATGGCACCGTCAATGGAAGCAACCTGGTCAGCAACACCGGAGGAACCGTTAGCGCCCTCGCCGACAGCGTCAGGGAACTGCTTGCCCTCGGAGTCCCAGTTGCCGGTAGCGGACTTCAGGAACTTCTGGAAGTTGTCGGAGGTACCGGACTCGTCGGAACGGAAGATGACGGTGATGTCCTTCTCCGGCAGGTCGGTGCCCTCGTTCTCAGCCTTGATGGCGTCGTCGTTCCACTTGGTGATCTCACCCTTGAAGATCTTGGCCAGGGTGTCGGTGGAGAGGTTGACCTCGGTGTCACCCAGGTTGTAGGCGATGGCGACCGGGCCGATGGTGGTCGGCAGGTGCCATGCATCGTTGCCGCCACAACGCTCCTTGGCAGCCTCGATCTCGCCCTTGTCCTCCTTCAGCGGGGAGTCAGAGCCAGCGAAGTCAACGGTGCCGCCGTTGAAGGCCTTAACACCAGCGCCGGAACCGGAGGAGGTGTAGGAGAAGTTAGCATCCGGGTACTCACCCAGGAAAGCCTTCTCAAAGACGGACATAGCGGACTTCTGGGAAGAAGCGCCTTCGCCGGAGAGGTCGCCGGAGACTTCCTTGGTCTCGGCGGCGTCAGAGCCACCCTCAGCTTTGTCAGAACCAGAGTCGTTGGAGTCGTTGCAGGCTACGAGAGCGGTGGAGGTAGCGGCGACAAGGCCGAAGATAGCGGCGGTGCGCTTGAAGTTGCGAATCACGGGAAACCTTTCCGGTGCGGATACAAGAGAATGATTGTCCGAGGAAACCGTCCACTGCCCCACCGGGGCGAGCACGATTAACTCACGAGAGGTAAAGCTATCCCGAGCGGGTTAACCACACAGGGATCAAGAGGTGAACAATCGGTTAACTTGTACCAAAAGGTCGTGAGACTAGTCACTTACTGACCAGACGCAGTGTTCCTCCGCGACAGAGAAGCCCAAACGTTCATAGGCCTTAACCGCCGGCTGGTTATCCGCCTCCACATACAGGATTACCTTGTCAGCGCCTTTATCCTGCATGCGCTGCAGTCCGGCAGTGAGCAACGGGCCGCCCAATCGGCGCCCGCGGTAGTCCTGGCTAAGCCCGACAACATAGACTTCACCGAAAGCTGGAGTGTCCTCTGTGTGCCATTTCAGCCAGTGGAAGCCGGCCATTGTGGCTGGCTCGCTGGGTGCGGCAGCGCCGTCCTCCTCCCACAGGAAAAGCACGTCGTCCGGATCGAACCACTCGGCCTCCATGCCGCGGTGCAGTCGTTCCAGATCCCAACCGCCTTGCTCCGGATGCCAGGAAAAGGCCTCATTGTTGGCGCGGACCCACTCTGTCTCCACGTGCTCGCGGCCGTAGCGCTCGACGGATTCCGTATAGGACAGAATCGTGAGCCCCGTTGACAGGGAGGGCCACGCCGCGGCCGCGCGCAGTGCCTCGCCATCAATACTCATCACGAGCAGGCGTCTGACAACGTCCATCCCACACTTCTTCGCAAGTGCCTGCGCAGCCGGGAGGTTGCCATGGGCCCAGACCTGGGGATGGTCCGGGAGGGCGGCGACAAGTGCTTGCCCCACGCCACGGCCACGGTGCTGCGGCGCAACGACGAGCTCCACCGACTCCCCATCGCGCGCGGCGACACCCACAATCTCGTCCCCTTCCGTGGCGAGTAGGTGCTCGTGACCCAGACGAGTATCCCGCAGACCGAGAAGAAACTGCTCGGACAGAGGATCAATGCCATCCTGGGCGGCAGCGGCACGGGCAAGTTGTTCAACCTGCTCAGCCAAGTCTGTGTGCTGCGGCAGACTGCTGTTCTCAATATTCATGCTTCCCAGCCTACGTGCGGTAGAAATAGAAGGGTGACCGTCATCCATCTCAGCCGCACCACCGTGCGCCTCGCCGCAGTGGCAGGCGTGGTGTTGGCCGCATGGCTGGCGGATTCTGCGGTGGCCATGCATGCAGAACACACCGTGGCGCAACAAGCAAAGGCCAGCTCACAGCTCGAAAACTCACCCGATGTCTACATCGGCGGCGTTCCCTTCACCGCAGCGGCAGTCACTTCAGAGATTCCCTATATCGAGGTCAACTCCTCTGACGTCGAGGTGCCCAAGCTCGGCATGGTCAATGCCTCCACCACTCTGCGTGATATCACCATCCGCCCCGAACAACTCTTCAACGGTGACTTAGAAGGTTCACCCGTATCGACCTACACGCGCAGCATCAGCCTCGATGGCGTTGCACTTGGCCGCTTGCTGGGCATCACGGATTTATCCATTGCCAATCCCGACAACATCTCCCCCACCGGTGGTTTATCCGCCGAGGCCGAACTCACCGGAACACTGCCCGGTGATACCACCAAGTCCACGGCTGCTGTCACGCTGCGCCTCGTCGGCCCGGAATTTCGAATGAGCGTGTATGGCACTGACGATGAACGCCTCAAGAAAGCCTTCAGCCTAGTGCTTGATACTCGCCAACTGCCGCTCCCGTCACAAGCAACGTCGGTGAAGCTGCACGGCGGATCAATTTCCTTTGAGGTGCAGCGCCGCAACATCACGTTGAAGGCAACCCAGCTCTCCCCTCTCGAGATCGATGGCTCGGAGGAGAAAGCCGTGGAGGACGCGGCGCAAAAAGCCCACGACACCGCCAACGAAGTGGGCAGCGCCCCAACAACGCCTCCCAGCTGGCGCCAAAACTAACGGGCCGTGGATTGTGCCATCCCCCGGTGTCCACACCACCGCTGTACGTGGTACGCGCTTTATTTGATGCGGATGAAGTCCCGCAGCACTTCCCGGATGGTGCGCTGTGAGGCTGGGCGCGGATCAATAGGAGCGAAAACTTCCAGCGCATTCGGCACTGATTCGATGTGCACCTTGGTGAAGGTACCTTCGGATTCACCATCGGCCTGGAAGCGGTGCGGCTTTGGGCAGTCCAAGTCCACTTCGGCGGCATCCTCAAAGTGCAATGTACGGGCATCCGTGATTTTGTTCAGCCAGTGACGGTGATCCACACCGAAGAGGTGGAGAACTCCCACCAACCCATCGAAACCGTGAAGGTCAGAGACTCCGAACAGGCCAAGACCTTGGTCGAAGGAATTGCGCGGATTAGTCACCACAGGAAGTGGGCCCAAGAAGGTCCACGGGTTAGTGTTCGACGTGAACATGAGCGGTACGTTCTCCGCCTCAAAGGTTTGTCCAGAACGCGATACTGCACGCACGTTGATGCGCGGCGGACGCACGCGGGCGCGCTGATAAGCCTGGAAAGCCACTGCAAGATAGCGCAGCGGGGTTGCAGAAAAGCCCTTCTCACGAGCGCGATCCACGCGGGCAAGAACGTCCGCGTCCAAACCGAACCCGGCGTTCACAGCAAACCAGCGGTCATTCCACGTTCCAAGGAACACCTCACGGCGAATGTCGCGGTCGAGCATGCGCGCTAGGACGTGCGCGGCTTCCACAGGAGTATTGGGGAACCCCAGTGCGCGCACAAAAACGTTGGCGGAACCGGTCGGAATCACCGCCAACGCTGGGATATCCTGTGGCGACGGGTGGGCCCGTCCATCCACCGGCCCGAGGAGGCCGTTAACAATTTCGTTGACGGTGCCATCCCCGCCGAAGGCCAGGATGACATCGAAATCTTCCCTGGTCATTCCCTCCACCATCTCTTCTGCATGGCCTGGGTAGTGGGTAAACTGCGTCAACAGGCGAAGCCCTTCCACACCGCGAATGATGGGCAGCACCTCTCGGAAGAGGGCTGCATTCTGGCTGGTGGAATTCGGGTTAGAAATGAGCAATACGCGCATGTCACCCAACAGTACTGGAGCCTAGTGGTGAGCGTCGGTGCGGCACGACTACGCTGGGGCAGCATGAGCGAACAGACGAATAACCAGAACCAGCCCGAAGACCGCCGCGGCGCCCACCCGGAGAACACCAAGATTGACGGCAACGAGGCCGTCAATCAGGCCGCGGAGGCATGGAAGGATGCCGCCTCGCGCAATATCCCCACCGTGACCGTGGCGGAGAACCCGCTGCCGGATGAGACCGCCAACCTGCGGCAGGGTCCATCCTTGCACGATGGTCTCTTGGGGCTCCTCCCCCTTGTTGGCGTGTGGCAGGGTGAGGGCCAGGCTCACAGCACCGACGGTGAACAGTACACCTTTGGCCAGCAGCTCATTATCGCCCACGATGGTGAGAACTACCTGACCTACACCTCCCGCACCTGGAAGATCGATACCGAGGGCAACCCCACCGGACCCGACGTCCGCGAGACCGGTTTCTGGCGCATCTCCCTCAAGGATGAGATCGAAATGACCTATACCTCTTCTAATGGAATCAACGAGATCTTCTACGGCTCCCTCTTCAATGAGCGCGCCTGGCAGCTCGAATCCGCTTCCACCATGGTCACCGAAACTGGCCCGACTAACCTGGGCCCGGGCAAGCGCATGTACGGTCTCATGCCAAACAACAACCTCGGCTGGGTCGATGAGCGCCTCGTCGATGGCGAGATGCGCCCCTTCATGTCTGCCGAGCTCACCCGCGTCGCAGGCTAAGCTCAGGCACCTGAGTGAAGGCGGGAGGGATCTGCTTTCGGGGTGGTTAGCGGGCCAGTGAGGCGTCGATAAGCGCGCGGATCTCCTCCACATTCCCTGGCGCCTTGAGTTTCACATCATCGAGGCGAGTCACCCGCACCGCGGTGCGCACGGAGGAGACCAGCCACACTGAGTCCGCTCCCTGCAGGTACTCCACGGTCAATTCCTTCGCTTTGCAGCGAAAGCCCTGCTTCGTGGCGTACTCAAAGAGCGCTGCCTGCGTGGTGCCAGGCAGGATTCCCTTGCCCGCCGGCGTGCGCAGTTTCGCACCTTTGACCGCCACGACTGTCGACGTCGCCCCTTCCAACACCAGCCCAGTCTCCGGGTCCGTGAAAATGACGTCATCAAACCCACGCTCGCGCGCCAAGCGCAGCGTAGCCATGGTGGCCGCATAGTTCAACGTCTTGGCTGGCAGCTCCTCCGCCACCTGCCACAGCCGCGGCGTGCTCATGACCTTGACACCGGTCTCGCGCTGTTTCAGCACGTCCTCTGGGATTTCCTGCACCACTACCCAGGCCGAAGGCACGCCCGTTGACGCCCGGCCGCGCGTGTACGTCCACGTGCACTTAGCCTCCGGAACCGGCCGTCCATCCGTCACCGGCCCACAAAAGTCCGTGATGGCTAGCTGTGTGGCCTTCTCCCACTTATGCATCGGCGGCTCTGGCAAGTCCAGCGCACGGGCCGACTGCGCGAAACGCTCGGCATGACGCTGAAAGTTCGCCGCCTTGCCATCACGCACGAGAAGCGACTCAAAGATGCCATCACCACGGGTTACCGCAGCATCATCCCAGTGAACCAACGGCAGACTGGGCATATGGCGCCGCACCGACCCACCAAAAGGTTCGACAACGTAGATGACCGGCTCTTTTCGGGGCAGAAGGCTCATAAGTCCGATTATGCCCTACCATCGGAAGACGTGAGTTACTCTTCGCCGCTTCTTTCCCGGCCCGGAGCCGCTGAGCTTCAGGGCACAACGCTTGTTGACGCCGCCGGAGTCCCCTGGCACTACGGCAACCCACTCGTGGAGCAGCGCGCCGTGGAGACTGGATCCGCGATTATTGACCGCTCCCAGCGCCGCGTCATCTCCGTGTCCGGCCCGGATGCTCCCGGTTTTCTGCATAACCTGCTGAGTCAGAAGCTTGATGACGTCACAACGGGCTTCGCCGCCGGCGCCCTCGATCTGGACATGCAGGGCCATGTGCTTCATCACATGGACCTCGTCTTCAGCGGTGAGACGTTCTACCTTGATGTCCCCTCACAGCAGTTCGATTCGCTCAAGGACTTCCTCACCAGGATGGTCTTTTGGTCCGACGTCACTGTGGAAGAAGCGGCCCTCGCGGTCATCACCGTCCTCGGCACTGCACTGCCCGCGCCCTCCGCGGCCGTGGCCGAACGCACCGTCTCCTGGCCAGGCTGCCCACGCCAGGATTTCCTTGTTCCCCGCGCTGAGCTTGAGGTCGCTGCGGCGGAACTCGAGTCCCACGGCGGCACGCTCGCAGGCCTCATGGCCTTTACCGCCGAGCGCGTCAAGGCCCGCGAGCCGGAACTCGCCGCGGACTTAGATGCCAAGGCCATCGCCCACGAAGTCCCGCACTGGATTCGACGCAGCGATGAGCGCCCAGCCTTCGTCCACTTGGAGAAGGGGTGCTATCGCGGCCAGGAAACCGTGGCGCGCGTGGAGAACCTTGGGCGCTCACCGCGGTTGCTCGTCCTCCTCTACCTCGATGGCTCTGCTCCAGAGGCGCCGGAGAGCGGTGCTGACATCACGCTGGGCGGCCGTCGTGTGGGCCGCCTCGGCACGGTGGTGGAAGATTGCGATTTCGGTCCTATTGCGCTGGGGCTTGTCAAGCGCTCGGCGC is a genomic window of Corynebacterium singulare containing:
- the pstA gene encoding phosphate ABC transporter permease PstA, producing MTTTTTTNSVPASSGPTFLDISAGRKATNNVATVLVWATMIIAMIPLLWVLYELIVRGAGAVISPEWWTSSQRGILDTEAGGGAAHAIIGTFVQTIIATLISVPIGIFTAIYLVEYSKGGLLSRLTTFMVDILSGVPSIVAALFIFAMWITIFGFKRSGMAVALSLVLLMIPIVVRNTEEMLRVVPMDLREASYALGVPKWKTIARIVLPTALSGIVTGIMLAVARIMGESAPVLVLVGSTSSIHWDPFKGAQSSLPLMMLDMYKSGAQPAVLDKLWGAALTLVILIAILNIGARIISAKFSVKK
- the pstC gene encoding phosphate ABC transporter permease subunit PstC, with the protein product MADNNLTTASSAEEDVIATSQPAVSKNDANVATEPAVKSGVKRPGDRVFEFLSTASATLITVMIAAIAAFLILQAVPSLAVNEGGLWGFFTYGERWETTNTDAMKFGIPTMFGSTVLISVVALIIAMPVALGIAIFLSNYAPAKLVKPLGFLVDMLAAVPSIVYGLWGWQVLGPALSGLYTWLHSWAGGFFLFKVYDNSPNFATGRNILTGGIVLAVMILPIIAATAREVFVQTPPGQIESALALGATRWEVIRMTVLPFGMSGYIAGSMLGLGRALGETMALYMVVSPLVDFRFSLFDGGTTFATAIALAAAEFGNEMRAGAYIAAGLMLFLLTFLVNAIARSIVKSK
- the pstS gene encoding phosphate ABC transporter substrate-binding protein PstS: MIRNFKRTAAIFGLVAATSTALVACNDSNDSGSDKAEGGSDAAETKEVSGDLSGEGASSQKSAMSVFEKAFLGEYPDANFSYTSSGSGAGVKAFNGGTVDFAGSDSPLKEDKGEIEAAKERCGGNDAWHLPTTIGPVAIAYNLGDTEVNLSTDTLAKIFKGEITKWNDDAIKAENEGTDLPEKDITVIFRSDESGTSDNFQKFLKSATGNWDSEGKQFPDAVGEGANGSSGVADQVASIDGAITYVEAGYAHQKEGDGVKIAKIDFGNGPVELSSESVGVALDHLAFKETGSEHNMVVDSEKLFASDDEGAYPLILTTYNIVCSAGYDEETSALVKAFFNTVLDNQNEDLENAGFIPVSGDHLERLKAAVDAIQ
- the mshD gene encoding mycothiol synthase; the encoded protein is MNIENSSLPQHTDLAEQVEQLARAAAAQDGIDPLSEQFLLGLRDTRLGHEHLLATEGDEIVGVAARDGESVELVVAPQHRGRGVGQALVAALPDHPQVWAHGNLPAAQALAKKCGMDVVRRLLVMSIDGEALRAAAAWPSLSTGLTILSYTESVERYGREHVETEWVRANNEAFSWHPEQGGWDLERLHRGMEAEWFDPDDVLFLWEEDGAAAPSEPATMAGFHWLKWHTEDTPAFGEVYVVGLSQDYRGRRLGGPLLTAGLQRMQDKGADKVILYVEADNQPAVKAYERLGFSVAEEHCVWSVSD
- a CDS encoding LmeA family phospholipid-binding protein, whose protein sequence is MTVIHLSRTTVRLAAVAGVVLAAWLADSAVAMHAEHTVAQQAKASSQLENSPDVYIGGVPFTAAAVTSEIPYIEVNSSDVEVPKLGMVNASTTLRDITIRPEQLFNGDLEGSPVSTYTRSISLDGVALGRLLGITDLSIANPDNISPTGGLSAEAELTGTLPGDTTKSTAAVTLRLVGPEFRMSVYGTDDERLKKAFSLVLDTRQLPLPSQATSVKLHGGSISFEVQRRNITLKATQLSPLEIDGSEEKAVEDAAQKAHDTANEVGSAPTTPPSWRQN
- a CDS encoding diacylglycerol/lipid kinase family protein; translated protein: MRVLLISNPNSTSQNAALFREVLPIIRGVEGLRLLTQFTHYPGHAEEMVEGMTREDFDVILAFGGDGTVNEIVNGLLGPVDGRAHPSPQDIPALAVIPTGSANVFVRALGFPNTPVEAAHVLARMLDRDIRREVFLGTWNDRWFAVNAGFGLDADVLARVDRAREKGFSATPLRYLAVAFQAYQRARVRPPRINVRAVSRSGQTFEAENVPLMFTSNTNPWTFLGPLPVVTNPRNSFDQGLGLFGVSDLHGFDGLVGVLHLFGVDHRHWLNKITDARTLHFEDAAEVDLDCPKPHRFQADGESEGTFTKVHIESVPNALEVFAPIDPRPASQRTIREVLRDFIRIK
- a CDS encoding FABP family protein; this translates as MSEQTNNQNQPEDRRGAHPENTKIDGNEAVNQAAEAWKDAASRNIPTVTVAENPLPDETANLRQGPSLHDGLLGLLPLVGVWQGEGQAHSTDGEQYTFGQQLIIAHDGENYLTYTSRTWKIDTEGNPTGPDVRETGFWRISLKDEIEMTYTSSNGINEIFYGSLFNERAWQLESASTMVTETGPTNLGPGKRMYGLMPNNNLGWVDERLVDGEMRPFMSAELTRVAG
- a CDS encoding aminodeoxychorismate lyase — its product is MSLLPRKEPVIYVVEPFGGSVRRHMPSLPLVHWDDAAVTRGDGIFESLLVRDGKAANFQRHAERFAQSARALDLPEPPMHKWEKATQLAITDFCGPVTDGRPVPEAKCTWTYTRGRASTGVPSAWVVVQEIPEDVLKQRETGVKVMSTPRLWQVAEELPAKTLNYAATMATLRLARERGFDDVIFTDPETGLVLEGATSTVVAVKGAKLRTPAGKGILPGTTQAALFEYATKQGFRCKAKELTVEYLQGADSVWLVSSVRTAVRVTRLDDVKLKAPGNVEEIRALIDASLAR
- the ygfZ gene encoding CAF17-like 4Fe-4S cluster assembly/insertion protein YgfZ encodes the protein MSYSSPLLSRPGAAELQGTTLVDAAGVPWHYGNPLVEQRAVETGSAIIDRSQRRVISVSGPDAPGFLHNLLSQKLDDVTTGFAAGALDLDMQGHVLHHMDLVFSGETFYLDVPSQQFDSLKDFLTRMVFWSDVTVEEAALAVITVLGTALPAPSAAVAERTVSWPGCPRQDFLVPRAELEVAAAELESHGGTLAGLMAFTAERVKAREPELAADLDAKAIAHEVPHWIRRSDERPAFVHLEKGCYRGQETVARVENLGRSPRLLVLLYLDGSAPEAPESGADITLGGRRVGRLGTVVEDCDFGPIALGLVKRSALSQGDLAIGPVAASVEPESIPQDEGPKAGRAAVDRLRGR